A region of the Clostridium estertheticum subsp. estertheticum genome:
ATAAGTATTATTAAGAAGAGTAAGAGAAGATAACTATCTTTTGTTTTTGCGAGGAAAGATGATATAATATCAACATCTAAGAATAAAATTGTCTAATGGATAAATTAGGGTGGGTTAGGGCGTCGAAATGATTAATACGTATAAGTTATTGATAATTGAAGATGATAAAAACATGTGTGAAGTCTTAAGTAATATTCTAAACAAATGGGGATTTGAAGTAACTGTATGTGAAGATTTTGAAAAAATAATAGAGTGCTTTAAAGAATGTGAACCTAAGGTTGTTCTTATGGATATTAATCTTCCAATTTGTGACGGATTTTATTGGTGTAAAAATATAAGAAAAATATCCAAGATACCAATTATATTTGTATCTTCAAGGGATAGTAATATGGATATAGTAATGGCAATTAATAATGGTGGCGACGATTATATACAAAAACCATTTGATTCAAATGTTTTAATTGCAAAAATACAAGCTATTATAAGAAGGACATATGAGTATAAAAGTGAAGAAGCAAGAGTATTAAAATGTGATGATTTATTGTTAAATTTAGATAATACAACTCTTTTATATAATGAAAATTATTTAGAACTTACAAAAAATGAAATGCTCATTTTACAAACTCTTATGGAGAATAAGGGAAAAGGGGTTTCTAGAAGCAAACTAATGAAAAAGCTTTGGGATGACGATATATATGTTAATGAGAATACTTTAACAGTTAATATTAATAGATTAAGAAATCGCTTAGAGCAAGTTGGAATAAAAGATTTAATAATAACACAAAAAGGCATTGGATATATAATATTATGATACTAAGTCAACTGTTTGGATAAAAATCCTGAATGGTTGGCTTTTTCTTAAGAGACAAAAAATATAATTATTTATATAAAGGATAAAAAGGGGAAAATAGTAGATGAAGTTAATTGATTACATGAAGATTAATAAAGTAGGGTTAACAAATAATATAATAATTTTTATAATAACTAATTGTATAGTCTATACCAGTAGTACTATAAATAAAGCGTTTAAAGATATTGTGTATATGGACATACTTATTTTATTAATAGAATTTATAACTTTTACCTATGGATTCATAAAAGAAAAAAATAAATACAGTAATATTTTGAAATTTAATGAGGGATTAGCTAATAAAACAAATGACTTTCATTTAAATATTGTTTCAAATATTTTAGAAAAACAAAGTTTAGAATATCTAAAGAAGGAAGAAAGTTTAAAAAACAATATAAATGATTTTGAAGATTATATTACAAAATGGGTTCATGATATTAAAATGAATATTTCTATTGTTGATTTATTATTAGAAGACTTGGAAGAGGATGAATCGCAAAAGATAATATCTGAAATGAAACAAATGGAGTTTAGTGTAAATCAAGTTCTATATGTTACAAGAGCAAATAATTATAATTTAGATGTGAAAAGTGAGCAAGTAGCAGTAGGAGATGAAATTAGAAAGGCAATAAAAATGAATGCAATATTTTTCATAAACAAAAACATTGAAATAATATTAGAGGCTGAAGGTTTTAATATAATAAGTGATAGAAAATGGATTCACTATATCTTTTCTCAAATTATTAATAATAGTAGTAAATACACCAATGAAAATGGACAATTACATATTTTGAGTAAAGAGGATAGCAAGGCTTATTATTTACATATTAAAGATAATGGAATTGGTATTCCTAAGGAAGATATAAATAGGATATTTAATAAAGGATTTACTGGAAAAAATGGAAGAACAAGAACTAAATCAACTGGCATTGGTTTATATTATGCAAAAAAGATGTGTAATAATTTAAATATAGATTTAAAGGTAGAAAGTAGAGAGGGTGAGTACACTGAATTTATTTTAAGCTTTTACAAGTTAGCCGATTACTATAATGTTACACCAATGTCACATTAAAATCTAATTTGTAACCTTGATAGGTGGAGGAGTAATCGGGTATTAATTATACTATAGATACGAGGTGATAATATGAAAAAAATTGTATCGGTATCAAAATTAATTAAAGAATATGGAAGGTTAACTAATAAACATAAAGTATTAAAGGAAGTAGATTTAGAAATTAATGAAGGTGAATTTATTAGTATAATGGGACCTTCAGGTTCAGGAAAAACTACCCTTTTAAATGTCATGTCAACAATAGACAAAGCAACTTCAGGAGAGGTTTTAATTGATGGTAAAGATGTGAACAGTCTAAAAGAAAATGAATTAGCTAGGTTTAGGAGAGATGTAATAGGTTTTGTTTTTCAAGATTTTAATTTGTTAGATAATATGACAATAAGAGATAATATTGCATTGCCATTAACTTTAAACAATGAAAAGGTAGAGATAATATTAGAAAAGATTAATAAACTAACAAAGCTCTTAGGTATTGAAAAACATCTAGATAAATATCCTTATCAATTATCAGGGGGCCAAAAGCAAAGAGCAGCAATCTGTAGAGCATTAATTACATCTCCAAAGGTGATTTTTGCAGATGAGCCAACTGGTGCTTTAGATTCTAAATCAGCTATAGAAGTTCTTGAATGTTTTGTAAATATAAATAAAAATTATAATACTACAATTATAATGGTAAGCCATGATGCCAGGGCTGCAAGTTATGCAGATAGAGTAATGTTTTTGAAGGATGGTAATATATGTGGTGAATTAGACAGCAATGGAGAAAGAAACGAGATGTTTAAAAAGATTCTTAATATGATAGCTATGATGGGGGGAGAAAGCGATGAACTCATTTAAACTATCATTGAAGCTTTTTAAGGATAATATAAAGGTGTATAAACTTTATTTGCTTATTACAATTGTATCTGTTGCAACTTTATATAACTTTTTAGCCATAGAAAACAATGATGCATTTACTGCAATTAGTGAAAGGTTTCAGGCAGCAAGTGTAGCAAGTCTTTCATGTGGATTTATTTTAGTATGTACAGTAATATATTTTATATTTAATGCAGATGAATTTTTCCTATTAAATAGGAAAAAGGAGACCGCTTTGTATATGTTAATGGGAATTACTCAATCAAAAATTGGACAAGTATTTGCAATAGAAAGTTTATTACTTGGAGTTACCTCTATGGTTAGTGGACTTGCATTTGGAGTAATATCATCTAAATTATTTTTTATGCTACTCGCAAAATCAATTTCTTTAAATGTAGAGATACCTTTCAAAATATCATTAAACTCTATTTTTATAGTAATTTTAGTATTCACATGTATTTTTGGAATATTAGGTTATAAGAAATATAGAGTGGTAAAGAAAAGTAAACTCATAGATATGATTAATGCTACAAGGGAAAAAGAAAATCTACAAAAGTTAAGATATTTTAAGGGAATCTTGGGGGTATTATTAATTTTAGCTGGCTACTTAGTTGGAGTTATGATTAAAAGATGGGATCTAGATTTGATATTTTCATCTATGACAGCACTATTATGTGTTTCAATAGGAACATACTTTTTCTTTGGAAGTTTCATGTCCATAGTTTTTAATAAGATGATTAAAAACAAAAATATTGTATATAAAAATGTTAGGTTAGTAAGTATTTCTAATGTGTATTTTAGACTAAAAGGGAATTATCGCAATCTAGCTATGACGGCAATATTATGTGCAGCAGCTATAACGGCCTTTGGAGTAAGCTTATCCTTTGAGAAAGTTGCCCAAAAAGAAATTGTTAAAGAATCTCCATATAGTTTTAGTTATGAAAGTAATGATGAAAAATTAAAAGAAAAAGTAGTGGGAATAATTAATGAATCTAATCATAAGTTAATTGGAATTAATGAAAATAAATTTTTCCTCGGAAAGATTGACTATATAAACTATCCTAGAAAAGTAGATTATAATAATGAAGCAATAATAATAAGTTATTCAACATTAAAAAAGAATTTAGAGTTTCTGAATTATAAAGTAACAGATAATATTAAGCCTAAGGGAGGCGAGGCTGTTTTTATAATAAGTGCAACAACATTAGCATCTCCATTGAATGCTCTGAAAAAAGAAATAAAAATAAAAAATAGAGAATATGTAATTAAAAAACAAGAAGATGTACCTTTTACTGGGATTATAGAGAAATTAGGAAAAAAGAATATATATGTTTTAGAAGATTATGAATATAAAAAGGTTAAGGAAGGGTTTAATGAAACATCTTTAAATTGTGTTCAAATAAGTAAGGAGAAAGAAGCAAACCAATTATTATTAAATATAAGCAAAGTCATAAAAATGGATAAGATATATCCACATATTAAGGAATATACATGGGATTATTATGCAATAGAAATATTTCATTTTTTAGGGTTAATAATGTCTATAATATTTATAATTTCAACATTTAGTACGATTTATTTTAAAATATTAAAGGATGCCTTCATGGATAAAGAGCAGTATAAAATATTGAAGAAAATAGGTATGAGCAAAGTGGAAGTAAAGAGGTCTGTGTATGTACAAGTTGGAATTTCATTTATTTTACCTGGTAGTGTAGGGATACTCCATAGTATTATTGCAATGAAGATGTTAGAACAAATAATGAATTTTTCATTTAATACTCAGTTAATAATTGCGATATGCTTATATTCAATAACAATGATTTTATTCTATTTTTTCATAAGTAATAATTATGTGAAGATGGTCTATGAAGAAGGTGATAATAATGCTTAAAAAGACACTAAAGATATTAAAAAAAATTATTGTTGTGATATTAGCATTGTTAACAATTATATCTATAGTAGGTCAAGTTCGAAAACATCTAGAAAAGGACGATGTTAATCATTTAGGTACATTAGTTAAGGTTGATGGTAAAAAAATGCATGTATATTCTGAGGGAGAAGGAAAGAAAACAATTGTTTTAATGCCAGGTTTAGGAAGTATTGCACCTTCAATTGATTTTAAACCTTTAATTAAAGAATTAAAAAAGGACTTTAAAGTAGTCGTTGTTGAACCCTTTGGTTATGGCTTTAGCGATGAAACTTCAAAGGAGCGTAGCGTAGAAAATATTGTTGCTGAAACCAGGGCGGCATTGAAGGAAGCGAATATAGCTGGACCATATATACTTATGCCTCACTCTGTATCAGGCATATATGCTCAGTATTATGCAGCGGTTTATCCGAAAGAAGTTGAAGCAATAATTATGATGGATACAACATTAGTTAAGGCATGTCTAGAAGAAGCGGATAAAGTTGATTTATCTATTGGTAAAAAGCAATACATAGCAGCTACTGTAGGAAATTTCTTAGGCATTGATAGGATATACTATAATAATATTTATAAAGATGAAGTTTGTTTTTCACAAAAGGATAAAAATGATTTAGTTAAAATGGGAGTACAAAATCCATTTAACAATACTATGGAAAATGAAGTTAATATGATATTAAAGAATTGTGGAACAGTTAATAAAACTAAAATGCCAAAGGATTTGCCAATACTAAAATTTATCACAATTAGATCTATGAAAGATATAAATAATGAGAAATATACAAAAATAATGAGTAAAAATCTAAATGAATTTAAGGAGTATACTAAATTTAGTTATTCTACTATAGAAGGGAAACATTACATTTTCTATACGAAATCACAAGAGATTGGAAAAGAAACTCGAGAGTTTTTAGGCAAGTATGATAATTAATATTCTTAAGAAGTGGATTTTAAAGGTTGTGTTTAGCATCCATCAGTAAAAAACTTGACTGAAATACATACGACATTTAGTATAGTAAAGGCATGTGTAAAATATTAATTGTAGAAGATGACCCAACTATATCAAGTATATTAAAGGATCAATTGTGTAAATGGGGTTACGAGGCAGAAGTTATTTCTGATTTTAATAATGTTATAGATGAATTTATAAAATATGATCCACAGCTGGTGATTTTGGATATTACCTTGCCTTTTTATAATGGCTTTCACTGGTGCACAGAAATTAGGAAAATATCAAGGATTCCAATAATTTTTGCGTCTTCCGCCAGTGATAATATGAATTTGATTATGGCTATTAATATGGGAGCTGATGATTTTATTGCCAAGCCTTTTGATCTAAATGTAATAGTTGCAAAGATACAGGCCTTGATTAGGAGGACTTATTCTTTTCAAGGACAAGTAAGTATTTTAGAAAGTGATGGAGCTGTTCTTATATAGAAAACAGCTTGCGAAAACCGGTGTGGATAACATTTTAGCTAAAAAATAGTTAGCAATTACAGCAAATATGAAATTAAGGACAAGTCTAACTGACGTAGCCTTCGCAGTGACAGATTCAGAACTATTGTCTGAATTAGGTTGGAATATATGGGATAATGACAGAGATTTAGAAAAGGGTCTTTTAGAAGAAGGTACTATGCGAAATATGATAAATATGAAGCTAAAAAGTAAAGTTCTAAAAGAGGGCAATATTATTATCAATGATAGAGGTTTTATTTAAAGATCTGTAACGAATACAAATAAAAAAGTCGATACTTATATACCCGCTAAAAAGAATATGTAGATCTAATAGCTTGCGTAGTACATGATACAAAGGATGATGAGTATTATGTTTTCATGACAACAGATGTAGAAAAAACAGCGAAACAAATAATAAACACTTACGAAGTTAGGAAACTTCTTGAACCAACCTTGGATTTAGTATAGCTGGTTTTATTTGTTGGTTTTAAATTACGAATTGAAGTTCTTATTATATAAATGGTTTACAAATCTAATTGATAATTATTTATATTAATAACTTTGAATAAATAAAATAATAATATTACTGGAGGCGATATATGTGAATCAAAAAATTCTAATAGTAGAAGATGATTTAGCAATATCAAACTTAATCAGGCTAACTTTAAATATAGCAAATTATGAAACTATAGAAGTTTATGATGGATTAGAAGCAATTAATATAATCGAAAATAAACAATTCGATTTGATACTATTGGATGTTATGCTTCCCAATGTTGATGGGTTTGCTATAATGGATAAAATAAGATACTTAGGTATTCCTGTTATATTTCTTACCGCTAAAAACTCAGTTAGTGATAAAGTAACTGGATTAAAATCAGGAGCAGAAGATTATATTGTAAAGCCATTTGAGGTTCTAGAACTGTTAGCAAGAATTGAAACTGTGCTTAGAAGATATGGAAAAGCTAATGATTTTTTGGAGTTTAAAGATATTAAAATATATTTAAAAGAAAGAATAGTTAAAAAGAGTGGTCAAATAGTAGATTTAACTCTTAAGGAATTTGAACTATTATGTATATTGGTACAAAATAAAAATATAGCATTAACTAGACATATACTGTTAGAAAGAATATGGAAATTTGATTACTTTGGAGGAACTAGAACTGTTGATATGCACATAGGTTCAATTAGAAAAAAATTAGACCTAAATGATAATATTAAGACGGTTTATAAAATTGGATATAGGTTGGAGGAATAATTGATGAAGTTTTGGCAAAGAATATACATTTTCTTTTTGACGTTATTTATTTTAACCTTTAACTTTGCAGGGATTTTAATAATAGAAAAGATTCATAATGAAACATTAAAAAGAGAAGTAGATAGAGGTTTAAGTGAACAGTTGAGTATTTATTCAGGGGTGAATTTAAGTATTCCTGTGTATGATACTTTAAGGATGTATTCCCGTAATATCAGCTCTGATAATGAAATTTTAGCTAATGCTATAAAAGATTATTATAAAGAATACAATGATAAAAATGTTTATGTAGAGATTTTGGATGCAAATAATAAAATTGTATTTAGTAATATGAATTTTAAAATGCCTGATAAAAGAGAGGAAATCGAGTCACTTCAACCAGATACAAGACAATATATAATGAAGGATATAGGTGATAAATCATATATATTCATATCAAATCTGATAAATATAAAAAATAAATCGTATAAATTTACTTATGTACGAAATATTTCAGAAATTTACGAAGAAAGAAAAAGCCAGTATGTTTTCTTTTTTAAATTAAACGTAGTAGTATCTTTAGTTTTCATGGTGTTTATGTATTTTATAAGTAAATATATAACAAAGCCAATCCAGAATCTTATAGAAGCAACTAAAAGAATAATTAAAGGCAACTTTTCCGAAAAGGTAGAAATAAAATCTAAGGATGAATTTGGTGTGCTGGCAGAGAATTTCAATATAATGGCTGGGGCTGTTGGGGAAAAAATAAGTGAATTAGAAAGAAATAATAATGAAAAACAGAGGTTTATCAATAACTTGTCTCATGAATTAAAAACACCATTAACTTCTATAATAGGGTATGCAAATTTACTTCGTACCACCAAATATAATGAGAAAATTTTTATAGATGGTCTTGGTTATATATACAAAGAAGGAAAGCGGTTAGAGGAATTATCTTTTAGGTTAATGGATTTAATAATATTAAAAAAAGAAGAGTTTAAGCTGCAAAATGAAAGCATAAAAAACATTGTTTTTGAAGTGAAAGGGTCATTGCTACCAAAACTTATTGAAAAAAACATAAACTTAGTAATAGATGATAATGATTTTGAAATGATGATGCAACGTGAGTTAATGAGTGTATTACTATCTAATCTTATAGATAATGCTATAAAAGCTTCCAAGGTCAAATCAGAAATTCACATTGGTATTAACAAATACAAATATGAAGTTGAAATAAAAGATTATGGCATAGGGATTGCTAAGGATCATATAGATAAAATTTTTGAACCTTTTTATATGGTGGATAAAGCAAGAACTAGAGCAAATAATGGTGCCGGATTAGGTTTAGCAATATGTAAAAAAATATTGGACATTCATAATGGATGCTTTGAAGTTGAAAGTGAAATAGATAAAGGGACTTCAATTAAATTAATATTTAATAATAGTAAAGGGGGTGGAACCTCTCATGAAACATAAAACAATACTTCCTATATTATTAATTTTTAGTATTTTTTTAACTTCGTGTGGAGATTTTAATAGCATAAAAAAGAATCAACTAGTAGTTGAAAAAATTGGTAAAAAAGTTACAGCTACTTCAAATATAGTGAATGATAAAAAAATCTTAACAGAGGAGGAAGCAAAATTAAAAACTCTAGAATATATAGAAAAATATTTTAATGTGAAACTTTACCTGTCAGAGATTGAAAGTAATGTTAGCTTCATTAGCTCATCTATGGTAAAAAAAGATTCAAGTCTAATAACTCAAAGTAGTTATTCAAAAATTCAATTGAAATATAGTAACTCTGTATTAGAGAACGGTTTATATTATGTAGAATTTTTTACAAAAGCAGTAAAACAAGCACAAGATATAAATTCCACATACTTTTCTATGAAAATAGATGCAAAAACAGGAGAATGTATAGAGTTTAATAATTATTATAAGGATTTTTATGGCAAACCTTCTTTAAAAAACAGTATTGATATAAACGGAGCAAAAATAATAGCAAAAGGATTTATTTTAAAAAATAATATTGGTAATATTAAAAATGTAAAGTTCCTTTATCAAATAGTAGGATATCAAGAAAGCTACAATTTAGTATTTGGGGACAACGACGCAGGTGCTAAGAAAGTAATGATTTATATTGATAGAAACACTAAAAAGGTATTCGGTTTTTCAATAGGCCACTGAAAAAGTCACTTTTGAGTAAAAATACAACGTAGTAATACGGGTTTTAATCTGTACCCTTTGTCAAGGACAATTTGCAAAAAACTATACTAATTATTAAGATGGTTTCTGTATTGAACAGGAGTCATCTTTTTCAAATCCCATTGATATCTATATCTATTATAATAGATCATATATTTTTTAATTTCTTTCTTTAACTCTACTAAATTTTGACACTCTTTTATGTTTGCCTCATCTTTGAAATGACCGAAGAATGATTCCTGTGGAGCGTTATCCCAACAGTTACCACGCCCTGACATAGATTGTCCTAGTCCACAATTTTTAACGAGTTTTTGAAAGATTGGACTTGTATAATGACATCCTTGATCTGAATTATACAGAATTCAGTATAATTCAGACTATACCGAAGAAAAAACTATGCCGAAGATTCATTGAATATCATGTAGTTATACTAATAAGCGCTTATTCTTCGGCATAATTTTTTGGATTAATCAAGTGAGAAGAGTGCTTTCTTGATTTCATCTTTTTTCCACAGTTTATATTCGTTTTTAAGACTTGGTGTTGCTTTTTTCATTGCATCGCTCATCATTTCAAGTGTTGCAAAGGCATAGAAGCCAGATGTTGTCGACATACTCTCATGACCAAGCAATTGCATAATGAACGGAAGTGGAACTCCGTTTTTATATAAATCCATTGCTTTTGTTTTTCTGATGAGATGACAATGAACATTTCCAGGTACATCACTGCAAGTTTTTCTTGCATTATTTGCGGCAGCTTTAAGCACTAAGCTGATGCTGTCTGTTGAAAGGCTGTGAGGTTGGGCCTTCATTAGCTTCTCGATGGAATTCTTTTAGATATATCGCCAAATGCTTTACTGTTTTTTCCATCAGTGGGACATTTCTGATTTTACGTCCTTTTCCAATAAGTGTTACATATGGATTTGCTGTTTCAAGATGCAACGAAGAAAGATTCAACTCAGCCAATTCCTGCATTTTCAATAAAATGATAGTTTTTCAGTGGCTTCGTTTTTAATATGAATAGTTGTAAAATGAAACAGAACCAATAAAACTATGTAGAAATACTAAACCATCATCTTTTATTTACAAATACTTTACAACTATTAACAACTTATAATATATTGTCATAATATAATTAAATATATCAGATAAACCATTAAAAGAAAAAAATATGAAAAATCTGTTGGGAATAAGAAGAAAAAGGCTATTTATATTCTTACTGATCAGGAGTTTTATAAGTATCAACAGCGTGGTAAAAAATATGAAATACAAGTTAACACATTGTTGATAACTATAAGCGAAAAAATAATTAATGTTTAAATATAACTAGGGGGAAAATTATGATAAAAGAAAGCAAGAAATTTAA
Encoded here:
- a CDS encoding FtsX-like permease family protein, with the protein product MNSFKLSLKLFKDNIKVYKLYLLITIVSVATLYNFLAIENNDAFTAISERFQAASVASLSCGFILVCTVIYFIFNADEFFLLNRKKETALYMLMGITQSKIGQVFAIESLLLGVTSMVSGLAFGVISSKLFFMLLAKSISLNVEIPFKISLNSIFIVILVFTCIFGILGYKKYRVVKKSKLIDMINATREKENLQKLRYFKGILGVLLILAGYLVGVMIKRWDLDLIFSSMTALLCVSIGTYFFFGSFMSIVFNKMIKNKNIVYKNVRLVSISNVYFRLKGNYRNLAMTAILCAAAITAFGVSLSFEKVAQKEIVKESPYSFSYESNDEKLKEKVVGIINESNHKLIGINENKFFLGKIDYINYPRKVDYNNEAIIISYSTLKKNLEFLNYKVTDNIKPKGGEAVFIISATTLASPLNALKKEIKIKNREYVIKKQEDVPFTGIIEKLGKKNIYVLEDYEYKKVKEGFNETSLNCVQISKEKEANQLLLNISKVIKMDKIYPHIKEYTWDYYAIEIFHFLGLIMSIIFIISTFSTIYFKILKDAFMDKEQYKILKKIGMSKVEVKRSVYVQVGISFILPGSVGILHSIIAMKMLEQIMNFSFNTQLIIAICLYSITMILFYFFISNNYVKMVYEEGDNNA
- a CDS encoding tyrosine-type recombinase/integrase, which encodes MLKAAANNARKTCSDVPGNVHCHLIRKTKAMDLYKNGVPLPFIMQLLGHESMSTTSGFYAFATLEMMSDAMKKATPSLKNEYKLWKKDEIKKALFSLD
- a CDS encoding ATP-binding protein yields the protein MKLIDYMKINKVGLTNNIIIFIITNCIVYTSSTINKAFKDIVYMDILILLIEFITFTYGFIKEKNKYSNILKFNEGLANKTNDFHLNIVSNILEKQSLEYLKKEESLKNNINDFEDYITKWVHDIKMNISIVDLLLEDLEEDESQKIISEMKQMEFSVNQVLYVTRANNYNLDVKSEQVAVGDEIRKAIKMNAIFFINKNIEIILEAEGFNIISDRKWIHYIFSQIINNSSKYTNENGQLHILSKEDSKAYYLHIKDNGIGIPKEDINRIFNKGFTGKNGRTRTKSTGIGLYYAKKMCNNLNIDLKVESREGEYTEFILSFYKLADYYNVTPMSH
- a CDS encoding alpha/beta fold hydrolase — translated: MLKKTLKILKKIIVVILALLTIISIVGQVRKHLEKDDVNHLGTLVKVDGKKMHVYSEGEGKKTIVLMPGLGSIAPSIDFKPLIKELKKDFKVVVVEPFGYGFSDETSKERSVENIVAETRAALKEANIAGPYILMPHSVSGIYAQYYAAVYPKEVEAIIMMDTTLVKACLEEADKVDLSIGKKQYIAATVGNFLGIDRIYYNNIYKDEVCFSQKDKNDLVKMGVQNPFNNTMENEVNMILKNCGTVNKTKMPKDLPILKFITIRSMKDINNEKYTKIMSKNLNEFKEYTKFSYSTIEGKHYIFYTKSQEIGKETREFLGKYDN
- a CDS encoding ABC transporter ATP-binding protein — encoded protein: MKKIVSVSKLIKEYGRLTNKHKVLKEVDLEINEGEFISIMGPSGSGKTTLLNVMSTIDKATSGEVLIDGKDVNSLKENELARFRRDVIGFVFQDFNLLDNMTIRDNIALPLTLNNEKVEIILEKINKLTKLLGIEKHLDKYPYQLSGGQKQRAAICRALITSPKVIFADEPTGALDSKSAIEVLECFVNINKNYNTTIIMVSHDARAASYADRVMFLKDGNICGELDSNGERNEMFKKILNMIAMMGGESDELI
- a CDS encoding response regulator transcription factor, which gives rise to MNQKILIVEDDLAISNLIRLTLNIANYETIEVYDGLEAINIIENKQFDLILLDVMLPNVDGFAIMDKIRYLGIPVIFLTAKNSVSDKVTGLKSGAEDYIVKPFEVLELLARIETVLRRYGKANDFLEFKDIKIYLKERIVKKSGQIVDLTLKEFELLCILVQNKNIALTRHILLERIWKFDYFGGTRTVDMHIGSIRKKLDLNDNIKTVYKIGYRLEE
- a CDS encoding sensor histidine kinase; this translates as MKFWQRIYIFFLTLFILTFNFAGILIIEKIHNETLKREVDRGLSEQLSIYSGVNLSIPVYDTLRMYSRNISSDNEILANAIKDYYKEYNDKNVYVEILDANNKIVFSNMNFKMPDKREEIESLQPDTRQYIMKDIGDKSYIFISNLINIKNKSYKFTYVRNISEIYEERKSQYVFFFKLNVVVSLVFMVFMYFISKYITKPIQNLIEATKRIIKGNFSEKVEIKSKDEFGVLAENFNIMAGAVGEKISELERNNNEKQRFINNLSHELKTPLTSIIGYANLLRTTKYNEKIFIDGLGYIYKEGKRLEELSFRLMDLIILKKEEFKLQNESIKNIVFEVKGSLLPKLIEKNINLVIDDNDFEMMMQRELMSVLLSNLIDNAIKASKVKSEIHIGINKYKYEVEIKDYGIGIAKDHIDKIFEPFYMVDKARTRANNGAGLGLAICKKILDIHNGCFEVESEIDKGTSIKLIFNNSKGGGTSHET
- a CDS encoding response regulator transcription factor, which encodes MINTYKLLIIEDDKNMCEVLSNILNKWGFEVTVCEDFEKIIECFKECEPKVVLMDINLPICDGFYWCKNIRKISKIPIIFVSSRDSNMDIVMAINNGGDDYIQKPFDSNVLIAKIQAIIRRTYEYKSEEARVLKCDDLLLNLDNTTLLYNENYLELTKNEMLILQTLMENKGKGVSRSKLMKKLWDDDIYVNENTLTVNINRLRNRLEQVGIKDLIITQKGIGYIIL